The following nucleotide sequence is from Lysobacter panacisoli.
CAGCGACCGCTTCGTACGCCTTGTGCTGCGCATCGGCGACGCTGTCGCCCAGTGCGCACACGCACAACACGCGACCGCCGGCGGTGACGACGTGTTCGCCTTCGACCTGTGTGCCGGCGTGGAAGACCTTCACGTCGTCGACTTCCGGCGCGTCCCAGCTGCCGATGACATCGCCGGTACGCGGCGTGCCGGGGTAGCCTTCGGCGGCCATCACCACGCCCAGCGACGGGCGCGGATCCCACTGCGCCTTCGCTGTGTGCAGGCGTTCGTCGATGGCGGCCTCGACCAGGTCGAGCAGGTCCGAGCGCAGGCGCAGCATCACCGGCTGCGTTTCCGGATCGCCGAAACGCACGTTGTATTCGATGACCTTCGGCGCGCCGCTCTTGTCGATCATCAGGCCGGCGTAGAGGAAACCGGTGAAGGGAATGCCGTCGCTCGCCATGCCGCGCACGGTGGGTTCGACGACTTCGCGCATGATCCGTGCGTGCACTTCCGGCGTGACCACCGGCGCGGGCGAATACGCGCCCATGCCGCCGGTGTTGGGGCCGGTGTCGCGGTCGCCGACGCGCTTGTGGTCCTGGCTGGTCGCCATCGGCAGCGCGGTCTTGCCGTCGACCATCGAAATGAAGCTGGCTTCCTCGCCCTCGAGGAACTCCTCGATCACCACGCGCGCGCCCGCCGCGCCGAACGCGTAGTCGGACAGCATGTCGGTGATGGCGGCTTCGGCTTCGGCCAGCGTCATCGCCACGATCACGCCCTTGCCGGCGGCCAGGCCATCGGCCTTGATGACGATGGGCGCGCCCTTGTCCTGCACGTATTCGAGCGCGGCCTCGGCCTCGGTGAACACCGCGTAGTGCGCGGTCGGAATGCCGTGGCGGGCGAGAAAGTTCTTGGCGTACGCCTTGCTGCCTTCGAGCTGTGCGGCGTCCTTCGTGGGCCCGAAGATGCGGTGGCCTACCGCGCGGAAGCGGTCGACGACGCCGTTGACCAGCGGGCCTTCGGGACCGACGACGGTGACGCTCACGCCCTCGCGTTCGACCAGAGCGAGCAGGGCGTCGATATCGGAAGCGGGCACGTCCACGTTGCGGCACTTGGGCTCGGTCGCGGTACCGGCGTTGCCCGGCGCGACCAGCACCTCGCTGATGCGCGGCGACTGCGCGAGCTTCCAGGCCAGGGCATGTTCGCGACCGCCGGAACCGATGACGAGGATTTTCATGCGCGCGCTCCTGCGGGGGATCCAAGACGGGGCCACGATTTTACGGGGCCTTGCGCGCCCCCGCGACCCGACAGGCGTGCGGGTCCTGTTCTGATCACAACGCCGTCGCGGCCGGTCATCGGCCTGAATGCGTCGCGTCCGGCGTCATTCCGCCGCCGAAAACGCGGCGTGGTAGCGCACTTCGCCCTGGGGAACGGTGTCGTTGAAGGCCAGCGCCTGGAAGTACTGCGCCGGCACGTCGCCGTAACGCAGGCGAGGGTCGGCGCGGAACCCGAAGCGGCCGTAGTAGTCGGGTTCCCCCAGGACCACGCAGCCCGCGGCGCCGCGTTCGGCCAGTTCCGCCAGACCCGCGCGGATCAGCGCGCCACCGACGCCGTGGCGCTGGTCCTGCGGCATCACCGCGACCGGGCCCAATCCGTACCAGTGCGGTGTGCCGTCGCCGATGTCGACCGGCGAGAACACCACCACGCCGGCGATGCGCCCGTCGATGTCCGCCACCAGCGAGAGCTTCAAGTCGCCGCTTTCGCGCAGCGCATCGACGAAGTCCACCTCGATGCGGCCCGCGCCCGGCACGTCGGTGAAGGCAGCGCGCAGCAGTGCGCGGATTGCGTCGTGATCGTCCTGGGTTTCGGTGCGGATCCACATGGCATGCCTCCTTCGGCGAAGTCTGCCGCGGGTGCGGTTACGGCGCGGTCAGCGCCCGGAATCCGATATCCGGAAACGATCATCCCCGCCGGGGCGGGGATGATCGCAACGCATCAGGGCTTCGCGAAGACCTGATCAATGGCGGAAATGGCGCACGCCGGTGAAGACCATCGCCAGGCCGTGCTCGTCCGCGGCGGCGATGACTTCGTTGTCGCGCATCGAACCGCCCGGCTGGATCACCGCCTTGATGCCCGCTTCCGCGGCGGCGTCGATGCCGTCGCGGAACGGGAAGAACGCGTCGCTGGCCATCACCGAACCCGGCACGACCAGACCCGCGTCGGTCGCCTTGATGCCGGCGATGCGCGCCGAATACACGCGGCTCATCTGGCCAGCGCCGACGCCGATGGTGCGATGGTCCTTCGCGTAGACGATCGCGTTGGACTTCACGAACTTCGCCACGCGCCACGCGAACAGCAGGTCGTTCATCTGTTGCGGTGTCGGCGCGAGCTTGGTCACGACCTTCAGCTCATCGCGCGTGACTTCGCGGATGTCGCTGGTCTGCATCAGCAGGCCCGAGCCGACGCGCTTCACGTCGAAGTTGTTGCGGCCTTCGCCGTGCGGGATGCGCAGCACGCGCACGTTGGCCTTCTTCTTCGCGTAGTCGAGCGCACCGTCCTCGTAGTCCGGTGCGATCAGCACTTCGACGAACTGGCGGTCGAGGATGGCCTTGGCCGTCGCCGCATCGAGCTTCGTGTTGAAGGCGAGGATGCCGCCGAACGCGGAGGTCGGGTCGGTCGCGTAGGCGAGTTCGTACGCATCGCCGCAGGCCACGCCCTCGGCGACGCCGCAGGGGTTGGCGTGCTTGACGATCACGCACGCCGGACGCTCGAACTGGCGCACGCATTCCCACGCGGCGTCGGCATCGGCGAGGTTGTTGTAGCTCAACTCCTTGCCCTGCAGCTGGGTGAAGGTCGCCAGCGTGCCCGGCACCGGCCACAGGTCGCGGTAGAACGCGCCCTGCTGGTGCGGGTTCTCGCCGTAGCGCAGGTCCATCACCTTCACGAAGTTGCTGTTCTGCTGCGCCGGGAACAGCGCGCGCGATCCGTCGTCCTGCAGCGAGGACAGGTAGTCGCTGATGCACGCGTCGTACTGCGCCACGCGGTTGAACGCGGCCACCGACAGCGCGAAGCGCGTGCGTGCCGACAAGGCTCCGTCGTTGTTCGCCAGTTCCTCGACGATGCCCGCGTACTGCGCCGCATCGGTGGCGACGGCGACGCGCGCAAAGTTTTTCGCCGCCGAACGCAGCATCGCCGGGCCGCCGATGTCGATGTTCTCGACGATCTCGTCGAGCGTGCTGTCCGGATTCGCCGAGACCTTCTCGAACGGATACAGGTTGAGCACCAGCAGGTCGATCGGCGC
It contains:
- the purD gene encoding phosphoribosylamine--glycine ligase, coding for MKILVIGSGGREHALAWKLAQSPRISEVLVAPGNAGTATEPKCRNVDVPASDIDALLALVEREGVSVTVVGPEGPLVNGVVDRFRAVGHRIFGPTKDAAQLEGSKAYAKNFLARHGIPTAHYAVFTEAEAALEYVQDKGAPIVIKADGLAAGKGVIVAMTLAEAEAAITDMLSDYAFGAAGARVVIEEFLEGEEASFISMVDGKTALPMATSQDHKRVGDRDTGPNTGGMGAYSPAPVVTPEVHARIMREVVEPTVRGMASDGIPFTGFLYAGLMIDKSGAPKVIEYNVRFGDPETQPVMLRLRSDLLDLVEAAIDERLHTAKAQWDPRPSLGVVMAAEGYPGTPRTGDVIGSWDAPEVDDVKVFHAGTQVEGEHVVTAGGRVLCVCALGDSVADAQHKAYEAVAGISWHGEFHRHDIGWRAIERERSAEPA
- a CDS encoding GNAT family N-acetyltransferase encodes the protein MWIRTETQDDHDAIRALLRAAFTDVPGAGRIEVDFVDALRESGDLKLSLVADIDGRIAGVVVFSPVDIGDGTPHWYGLGPVAVMPQDQRHGVGGALIRAGLAELAERGAAGCVVLGEPDYYGRFGFRADPRLRYGDVPAQYFQALAFNDTVPQGEVRYHAAFSAAE
- the purH gene encoding bifunctional phosphoribosylaminoimidazolecarboxamide formyltransferase/IMP cyclohydrolase; the encoded protein is MNLDPAASPVKLRRALLSVSDKTGLLDLARALHGHGVELLSTGGTAKAIRDAGLPVKDVSDVTGFPEMMDGRVKTLHPIVHGGLLGRAGTDDAVMAQHGIAPIDLLVLNLYPFEKVSANPDSTLDEIVENIDIGGPAMLRSAAKNFARVAVATDAAQYAGIVEELANNDGALSARTRFALSVAAFNRVAQYDACISDYLSSLQDDGSRALFPAQQNSNFVKVMDLRYGENPHQQGAFYRDLWPVPGTLATFTQLQGKELSYNNLADADAAWECVRQFERPACVIVKHANPCGVAEGVACGDAYELAYATDPTSAFGGILAFNTKLDAATAKAILDRQFVEVLIAPDYEDGALDYAKKKANVRVLRIPHGEGRNNFDVKRVGSGLLMQTSDIREVTRDELKVVTKLAPTPQQMNDLLFAWRVAKFVKSNAIVYAKDHRTIGVGAGQMSRVYSARIAGIKATDAGLVVPGSVMASDAFFPFRDGIDAAAEAGIKAVIQPGGSMRDNEVIAAADEHGLAMVFTGVRHFRH